A single genomic interval of Nostoc commune NIES-4072 harbors:
- a CDS encoding DUF2254 domain-containing protein, producing MKNVKLGKLWDTLHSSYWFIPSIMAIITTALAFIMLMLDRTGKAGLNYWWSYTGGADGARSVLGAVAGSMISVAATAFSITIVALQLAASNFGPRLLRNFMQDTGNQVVLGTFISTFIYCLLILRTIHGEGDGYSQFVPQISVTCGILLAIISIGVLIYFIDHASTIIQASHIIENVSDDLDRAIDRLFPKKIGRSIPFGQEIAEIPDNFDLVASPVIVNKNGYIQAIDDEELMKIARRNNLLLRVESRPGKFIVKDSDLVMVFPGKFVNQKLTKQINDCFILGKERSEQQDIEFPIDQLVEIALRALSPGINDPFTAIRCVDRLGAGLSRLAQKDFPSPYRYDEDHKLRAIAFGVTFEGLVDSAFNGIRQYARSDTSVTIRLLEAIENIATYTNNPKYQVVLQRHAEMILRGSQDGLPEELDRQDVQKQYDNVIQALKNQTLAERKK from the coding sequence ATGAAAAATGTCAAATTAGGCAAACTGTGGGATACGCTCCACTCAAGCTATTGGTTCATTCCGTCAATTATGGCTATAATTACCACTGCGTTGGCATTCATAATGTTAATGCTCGATCGCACAGGTAAGGCAGGTCTTAATTATTGGTGGAGCTATACTGGTGGAGCAGACGGAGCGCGATCGGTTTTAGGAGCAGTTGCAGGTTCAATGATTAGCGTTGCTGCTACTGCCTTTTCAATTACAATCGTGGCGCTTCAGTTAGCTGCTTCCAATTTTGGCCCCCGTCTCCTGCGTAATTTCATGCAGGACACTGGCAATCAAGTTGTCCTTGGTACATTTATTAGTACGTTTATCTACTGCTTGCTGATACTTCGGACTATTCATGGTGAGGGAGATGGATATAGTCAGTTTGTACCGCAAATTTCGGTTACGTGCGGTATTTTACTGGCAATTATTAGCATCGGAGTTTTGATTTATTTTATCGATCATGCTTCTACAATAATTCAGGCTTCGCACATCATCGAAAATGTTAGTGATGACTTAGATAGAGCCATCGATCGCTTGTTTCCCAAAAAAATCGGGCGTAGTATCCCATTTGGACAAGAAATTGCAGAAATACCTGACAATTTTGACTTGGTTGCAAGTCCTGTAATAGTTAATAAGAATGGTTACATACAAGCAATTGACGACGAAGAATTGATGAAAATTGCCCGCAGAAACAATCTTTTATTGCGCGTCGAGTCTCGACCCGGAAAGTTTATTGTTAAGGACAGTGATTTAGTTATGGTTTTTCCTGGTAAATTTGTGAACCAAAAATTAACCAAACAAATCAATGATTGCTTTATTTTGGGTAAAGAACGTAGCGAACAGCAAGATATCGAGTTTCCCATCGATCAGTTAGTAGAAATTGCCCTACGTGCGCTTTCTCCAGGGATTAATGACCCATTTACTGCAATTCGCTGTGTTGATAGACTAGGCGCTGGACTATCCCGTTTAGCCCAAAAAGATTTTCCTTCACCTTACCGCTACGATGAAGATCATAAATTACGTGCGATCGCTTTTGGGGTAACATTTGAGGGATTGGTTGATAGTGCCTTTAATGGAATTCGCCAATATGCACGCTCTGATACATCAGTAACCATTCGTTTATTAGAAGCGATCGAGAATATTGCAACTTACACCAACAATCCCAAATATCAAGTAGTTTTACAGCGTCATGCAGAGATGATTTTGCGCGGTAGCCAAGACGGTTTACCAGAAGAACTAGACCGCCAGGATGTGCAAAAGCAATATGACAACGTGATTCAAGCTTTAAAAAATCAGACTTTAGCTGAAAGAAAAAAATGA